The following proteins come from a genomic window of Syngnathus acus chromosome 15, fSynAcu1.2, whole genome shotgun sequence:
- the ltbp1 gene encoding latent-transforming growth factor beta-binding protein 1 isoform X5, producing MFWSRGLLLLFAFLLAPFCLSAAAALPHNQSGVRKLYVLQPGPGPGPGPGPGPGSAGANRGDAMRVSSISTRHGGASGLPHSYNVQLSAKLGGQVRNRRMGNQASTAQRRHSAPELLKQSGVNICGGQCCHGWSKAQGSQRCTKPNCIPQCQNGGMCLRPQLCVCKPGSSGKACEQKTVPTHPHSLSSSSSHSLSHSQPGKGASNDPNAGAQWPIPQQAQVPPNAPQANNIAQMKLTVKPSPQFVRPPHYIQQHIQQQIRSMPMHPGQQYVIKPKYYHTHSTHTQTHFHPQVERPIPLSGAHVGNHTGRIKVVFTPTICKLTCVGGRCHNNCQQGNTTTIISENGHATDTLTAPNFRIVVCHLPCINGGKCSARDKCQCPPNFTGKFCQIPLQSGQHQPQHTSGSSTQTQVHSTHTLPLTYSNGQNTVFSPNVVNIHIKHPPEASVEVHQVSQLDERGPQSGSSSSSSYTFHHTQSHQKVQHHGYNIIYPGQHGDQTTQYQPVSSKNTLGRCFQETVGSQCGKALPGLTKQEQCCGTVGTSWGFHKCQKCPKKPSAIPLIDCPQGYKKINSTHCQDFDECQLQGVCPNGNCLNTVGSYRCTCKPGYIPDPMLTTCISNIAAAAVQEEKGACFRLVSSGRQCLHPVSAQLSKQLCCCSVGKAWGPHCDKCPPPGTALFKEICPGGMGYTVLPNPPVKQPVTVQQTASDALTPHPLPTPEKPVMAFGKPERAILPEVVEQSSPPVPVEIFPSNAGQDIAPTISAEVDECQINPYICGQGLCYNTADGYTCHCDDGYRLNRALASCVDLDECLEKPSLCSGGLCQNTEGSFLCVCPQGFFVDEEGTTCVDINECANKTVCPSGICMNIPGAYNCGSCPPGFLARGGQCVDVDECQDQRVCTRGHCVNTDGSFICQCGPGFRVSLSGDQCDDVDECLEDDQPCKSIGECVNNMGSYTCTCPPGYRQMDGTSCTDVDECVDEPQLCSPHGQCLNTEGSYVCACGSGFTAPLDTPSCDDIDECGLNETLCSPHGFCENRLGSFRCLCDPGYRENQDGQSCVDVNECERLNSVCGEAQCVNTDGSFLCACPSGQEYNVMVARCEPVPTVSPIERKECYFHLNDENLCESVLTSHVTLQECCCTLGAGWGDNCEVYPCPVNGTDQFNQMCPSGKGFIPSGDLLYEVPTAESYKNADECTLFGQEVCKGGFCQDTVGSYECYCKTGQDYDPAKLECRDINECLDESVCVGAECLNTEGSYICFCNHPMVLDPNSNSCIFVPDVAEQHEVGQMDFQGICWQKVTDSMTCTLPLGDDRKTTFTECCCLFGEAWGMDCALCPPKSTADYASMCNLAGRHPYGRDALVAGPLHEYEVSPDYSPSPDDNPALPFYDHEEYPFKAFEGLRADECGILNGCENGRCVRVQEGFTCECFDGYTLDLPRMACIDVNECSELNDRMSLCKNARCINTVGSYRCACLPGFTPSEKANYCVETVTRQTSAHTQ from the exons ATGTTTTGGAGTAGGGGCctcttgcttttgtttgctttcctTCTCGCACCATTCTGCTTGTCAGCTGCGGCAGCGCTGCCGCACAACCAGAGCGGCGTCAGGAAGCTGTACGTGCTCCAACCCGGGCCGGGTCCAGGTCCCGGGCCGGGTCCCGGGCCGGGCTCAGCGGGGGCTAACCGAGGGGATGCCATGCGAGTCAGTTCCATTTCAACGCGTCACGGCGGCGCGTCGGGGCTTCCGCACTCTTACAACGTCCAACTCAGCGCCAAATTGGGCGGCCAGGTCCGGAACCGCCGGATGGGGAACCAAGCCTCGACAGCCCAGCGGCGGCACAGCGCTCCGGAGCTTCTCAAGCAGTCTGG AGTGAACATATGCGGAGGCCAGTGCTGTCATGGATGGAGTAAAGCTCAAGGATCCCAGCGCTGCACAAAGC CTAACTGCATCCCCCAGTGCCAGAACGGAGGAATGTGCCTCAGGCCTCAGCTGTGTGTCTGCAAGCCTGGCTCAAGCGGCAAGGCATGTGAGCAGAAGACTGTGCCCACACACCCCCACAGCCTCAGCTCCAGCTCCAGCCACAGTCTCAGCCACAGCCAGCCTGGGAAAGGAGCGAGCAATGATCCCAACGCAGGAGCACAGTGGCCCATACCTCAGCAAGCGCAAGTGCCTCCTAACGCACCTCAAGCAAACAACATTGCCCAGATGAAATTGACAGTCAAGCCGTCCCCACAGTTTGTGAGGCCGCCGCATTATATCCAACAACACATCCAGCAACA AATCCGCTCTATGCCCATGCACCCAGGCCAGCAATATGTCATAAAGCCCAAATATTACCATACACACAGcacccacacacagacacacttcCATCCTCAAGTTGAAAGGCCCATCCCTCTATCAGGGGCACACG TGGGCAACCACACAGGGAGGATCAAAGTGGTGTTCACTCCCACTATCTGCAAATTGACCTGTGTGGGAGGGAGATGTCACAACAACTGCCAGCAGGGAAACACCACAACAATCATCAGCGAAAATGGCCATGCCACTGATACTCTGACGGCACCCAACTTCAGGATAG TGGTGTGTCATTTGCCTTGTATTAACGGCGGCAAGTGCAGTGCCAGAGACAAATGTCAATGTCCTCCAAACTTCACTGGAAAGTTCTGCCAGATTCCACTTCAAAGTGGACAGCATCAGCCCCAGCACACATCAGGCAGCTCCACTCAAACTCAGGTCCATTCCACACACACGTTGCCTCTGACCTACAGCAATGGGCAAAATACGG TTTTCAGTCCCAACGTTGTCAACATCCACATTAAACATCCTCCCGAGGCATCCGTGGAGGTCCACCAGGTATCTCAGCTGGACGAGCGAGGTCCCCAGTCGGGATCGTCTTCATCCTCCAGCTACACTTTCCATCACACCCAAAGCCACCAGAAGGTCCAGCACCACGGCTACAACATTATCTACCCGGGCCAGCACGGGGACCAGACGACTCAGTACCAACCTGTCTCCTCCAAGAATACGTTGGGCCGCTGCTTCCAAGAAACTGTTGGGAGTCAG TGTGGGAAAGCTCTCCCAGGGCTGACGAAACAGGAGCAGTGCTGTGGCACCGTGGGAACATCGTGGGGTTTCCATAAATGCCAGAAGTGTCCAAAGAAACCAT CTGCTATTCCTCTGATAGACTGCCCTCAGGGTTACAAGAAAATCAACAGCACTCATTGCCAAG ATTTTGATGAGTGCCAGCTGCAAGGGGTGTGTCCTAATGGAAATTGTTTGAACACTGTGGGCAGCTATAGATGCACGTGTAAACCTGGCTACATCCCTGACCCCATGCTCACCACATGCATAT CCAACATAGCTGCCGCCGCCGTCCAAGAGGAGAAGGGGGCTTGCTTCCGTTTGGTGAGCTCAGGGAGGCAGTGTTTGCACCCGGTGTCGGCTCAGCTGAGCAAACAGCTCTGTTGCTGCAGTGTGGGCAAAGCCTGGGGACCGCATTGTGACAAATGTCCTCCTCCGGGAACAg CTCTGTTTAAAGAAATTTGCCCTGGCGGCATGGGCTACACTGTTCTCCCAAATCCGCCCGTCAAACAACCCGTTACAGTCCAGCAGACAGCCAGTGATGCGCTCACCCCCCATCCCTTGCCAACACCAGAAAAACCCGTAATGGCTTTTGGGAAGCCAGAGAGAGCGATTCTACCAG AGGTTGTTGAGCAGAGTTCCCCGCCTGTTCCAGTGGAGATTTTCCCTTCAAATGCAGGCCAAGACATTGCACCAACTATATCTGCAG AGGTGGACGAGTGCCAGATCAACCCTTATATTTGCGGCCAAGGGCTTTGTTACAACACAGCCGACGGCTACACCTGCCATTGCGATGACGGCTACCGCTTGAATCGTGCACTCGCCTCCTGCGTag ATTTGGATGAATGTTTGGAGAAGCCATCTTTGTGCTCCGGTGGTCTGTGCCAAAACACCGAGGGTagtttcctgtgtgtgtgtccacaaGGATTCTTTGTTGATGAAGAGGGAACCACTTGTGTGG ATATCAATGAGTGTGCAAACAAGACAGTGTGTCCATCTGGCATTTGCATGAACATCCCCGGGGCTTACAACTGCGGCTCTTGCCCTCCTGGTTTCTTGGCGCGGGGAGGCCAGTGTGTAG aTGTAGACGAGTGCCAGGATCAACGTGTGTGTACCAGGGGTCACTGCGTGAACACCGACGGCTCCTTTATCTGTCAATGCGGGCCGGGCTTCAGGGTGTCTCTGTCTGGTGACCAGTGTGACG ATGTGGATGAATGTTTAGAAGACGACCAGCCCTGCAAGTCCATAGGGGAGTGCGTTAATAACATGGGCTCCTACACATGTACCTGTCCGCCAGGGTATCGACAGATGGACGGCACCAGCTGCACAG ATGTTGACGAGTGTGTAGATGAGCCACAACTGTGCTCGCCCCACGGCCAATGTCTCAACACAGAGGGAtcttatgtgtgtgcgtgcgggaGTGGATTCACCGCTCCTCTTGATACACCCTCCTGTGACG ATATCGATGAGTGCGGACTCAATGAGACTTTGTGTAGTCCTCATGGTTTTTGCGAGAATAGATTGGGTTCATTCCGATGCCTCTGTGACCCGGGCTACCGGGAAAATCAAGATGGCCAAAGCTGTGTGG ATGTGAATGAGTGCGAGCGGCTGAATAGTGTCTGTGGAGAAGCTCAGTGCGTAAACACTGACGGTTCCTTCCTCTGCGCGTGTCCCAGCGGCCAAGAGTATAATGTGATGGTCGCCAGATGTGAGCCCGTTCCCACAG TCTCACCGATAGAGCGTAAGGAGTGCTACTTCCATCTGAATGATGAGAACTTGTGCGAGAGTGTGCTTACCAGCCACGTCACCTTGCAAGAGTGCTGCTGCACGCTGGGAGCTGGCTGGGGGGACAACTGTGAGGTTTATCCCTGTCCTGTCAATGGCACAG ACCAGTTCAACCAGATGTGTCCATCTGGAAAAGGATTTATCCCAAGTGGAGATTTGCTTTATGAAGTCCCAACAGCCGAGAGTTACAAAA atgcAGATGAGTGCACACTGTTCGGCCAGGAGGTGTGTAAAGGAGGCTTCTGTCAGGACACCGTGGGCAGCTACGAGTGTTACTGCAAGACGGGACAAGACTACGACCCTGCAAAACTGGAGTGCAGAG ACATAAATGAGTGCCTGGATGAGTCAGTGTGCGTTGGAGCAGAGTGTTTGAACACGGAAGGCTCCTACATTTGTTTCTGTAATCATCCCATGGTGTTGGATCCCAACAGTAACAGCTGCATCTTTGTCCCTGATGTGGCTG agCAACACGAGGTGGGGCAGATGGACTTCCAGGGTATCTGCTGGCAGAAGGTGACAGACTCCATGACGTGCACTCTGCCGCTGGGTGACGACAGGAAGACCACGTTTACCGAGTGCTGTTGTCTCTTTGGAGAGGCCTGGGGAATGGACTGTGCATTGTGCCCTCCCAAAAGCACAG CGGATTACGCCTCCATGTGTAACCTGGCCGGGCGGCATCCTTACGGCCGTGACGCCCTTGTCGCTGGTCCGCTCCATGAATATGAAGTGAGCCCAGACTATTCACCATCGCCAGACGACAATCCTGCCCTGCCGTTTTACGACCATGAGGAAT ATCCATTCAAGGCATTCGAGGGCTTGCGAGCAGACGAGTGCGGCATACTGAACGGCTGCGAAAACGGTCGATGCGTTCGAGTGCAAGAGGGTTTCACCTGCGAATGCTTTGACGGTTACACGCTGGACCTGCCCCGCATGGCCTGCATTG ATGTAAATGAATGTTCCGAACTCAACGACCGCATGTCGCTGTGTAAAAATGCCAGATGCATCAACACGGTGGGTTCGTACCGCTGCGCGTGCCTTCCGGGATTCACTCCCTCTGAAAAAGCAAACTATTGCGTGGAGACAGTGACACGCCAAActtcagcacacacacagtga